A section of the Ovis canadensis isolate MfBH-ARS-UI-01 breed Bighorn chromosome 1, ARS-UI_OviCan_v2, whole genome shotgun sequence genome encodes:
- the SERBP1 gene encoding SERPINE1 mRNA-binding protein 1 isoform X1, which produces MPGHLQEGFGCVVTNRFDQLFDDESDPFEVLKAAENKKKEAGGGGVGGPGAKSAAQAAAQTNSNAAGKQLRKESQKDRKNPLPPSVGVVDKKEETQPPVALKKEGIRRVGRRPDQQLQGEGKIIDRRPERRPPRERRFEKPLEEKGEGGEFSVDRPIIDRPIRGRGGLGRGRGGRGRGMGRGDGFDSRGKREFDRHSGSDRSSFSHYSGLKHEDKRGGSGSHNWGTVKDELTESPKYIQKQISYNCSDLEQSNVTEETPEGEEHPVADTENKENEVEEVKEEGPKEMTLDEWKAIQNKDRAKVEFNIRKPNEGADGQWKKGFVLHKSKSEEAHAEDSVMDHHFRKPANDITSQLEINFGDLGRPGRGGRGGRGGRGRGGRPNRGIRTDKSSASAPDVDDPEAFPALA; this is translated from the exons ATGCCTGGGCACTTACAGGAAGGCTTCGGCTGCGTGGTCACCAACCGATTCGACCAGTTATTTGACGACGAATCGGATCCCTTCGAGGTGTTGAAGGCAGCagagaacaagaaaaaagaagCCGGCGGGGGCGGCGTTGGGGGCCCTGGGGCCAAGAGCGCAGCTCAGGCCGCAGCTCAGACCAACTCCAATGCGGCGGGCAAACAGCTGCGTAAAGAGTCCCAGAAAGACCGCAAGAACCCGCTGCCCCCCAGCGTCGGCGTGGTTGACAAGAAGGAGGAGACGCAGCCGCCTGTGGCGCTTAAGAAAGAAG gaATAAGACGTGTTGGAAGAAGACCTGATCAACAACTTCAGGGTGAAGGGAAGATAATTGATAGGAGACCAGAAAGGCGACCACCTCGTGAAAGAAGATTCGAAAAGCCACTTGAAGaaaagggtgaaggaggagaatttTCCGTTGATAG ACCGATTATTGACCGGCCTATCCGAGGCCGTGGTGGTCTTGGAAGAGGTCGAGGAGGTCGTGGACGTGGAATGGGCCGGGGAGATGGCTTTGATTCTCGTGGCAAACGTGAATTTGATAGGCATAGTGGAAGTGATAGATC TTCTTTTTCACATTACAGTGGCCTGAAGCATGAGGACAAACGTGGAGGGAGCGGATCTCACAACTGGGGAACTGTCAAAGATGAATTAAC agAGTCCCCCAAATACATTCAGAAACAAATATCTTATAATTGCAGTGACTTGGAACAatcaaatgtgactgaggaaacaCCTGAAGGTGAAGAACATCCAGTTGCGGACACTGAAAATAA GGAAAATGAAGTTGAAGAAGTAAAGGAAGAGGGTCCAAAAGAAATGACTTTGGATGAGTGGAAGGCTATTCAAAATAAGGACCGGGCAAAAGTAGAATTTAATATCCGAAAACCAAATGAAGGTGCTGATGGGCAGTGGAAGAAGGGATTTGTTCTTCATAAGTCAAAAAGTGAAGAG GCTCATGCTGAAGACTCAGTTATGGATCATCATTTCCGGAAGCCAGCAAATGATATAACATCTCAGCTGGAGATCAATTTTGGAGACCTTGGCCGCCCAGGACGTGGTGGCAGGGGAGGACGAGGTGGGCGTGGGCGTGGCGGACGTCCAAACCGTGGCATCAGGACTGACAAG tcaagTGCTTCTGCTCCTGATGTGGATGACCCAGAGGCATTCCCAGCTCTGGCTTAA
- the SERBP1 gene encoding SERPINE1 mRNA-binding protein 1 isoform X2 codes for MPGHLQEGFGCVVTNRFDQLFDDESDPFEVLKAAENKKKEAGGGGVGGPGAKSAAQAAAQTNSNAAGKQLRKESQKDRKNPLPPSVGVVDKKEETQPPVALKKEGIRRVGRRPDQQLQGEGKIIDRRPERRPPRERRFEKPLEEKGEGGEFSVDRPIIDRPIRGRGGLGRGRGGRGRGMGRGDGFDSRGKREFDRHSGSDRSGLKHEDKRGGSGSHNWGTVKDELTESPKYIQKQISYNCSDLEQSNVTEETPEGEEHPVADTENKENEVEEVKEEGPKEMTLDEWKAIQNKDRAKVEFNIRKPNEGADGQWKKGFVLHKSKSEEAHAEDSVMDHHFRKPANDITSQLEINFGDLGRPGRGGRGGRGGRGRGGRPNRGIRTDKSSASAPDVDDPEAFPALA; via the exons ATGCCTGGGCACTTACAGGAAGGCTTCGGCTGCGTGGTCACCAACCGATTCGACCAGTTATTTGACGACGAATCGGATCCCTTCGAGGTGTTGAAGGCAGCagagaacaagaaaaaagaagCCGGCGGGGGCGGCGTTGGGGGCCCTGGGGCCAAGAGCGCAGCTCAGGCCGCAGCTCAGACCAACTCCAATGCGGCGGGCAAACAGCTGCGTAAAGAGTCCCAGAAAGACCGCAAGAACCCGCTGCCCCCCAGCGTCGGCGTGGTTGACAAGAAGGAGGAGACGCAGCCGCCTGTGGCGCTTAAGAAAGAAG gaATAAGACGTGTTGGAAGAAGACCTGATCAACAACTTCAGGGTGAAGGGAAGATAATTGATAGGAGACCAGAAAGGCGACCACCTCGTGAAAGAAGATTCGAAAAGCCACTTGAAGaaaagggtgaaggaggagaatttTCCGTTGATAG ACCGATTATTGACCGGCCTATCCGAGGCCGTGGTGGTCTTGGAAGAGGTCGAGGAGGTCGTGGACGTGGAATGGGCCGGGGAGATGGCTTTGATTCTCGTGGCAAACGTGAATTTGATAGGCATAGTGGAAGTGATAGATC TGGCCTGAAGCATGAGGACAAACGTGGAGGGAGCGGATCTCACAACTGGGGAACTGTCAAAGATGAATTAAC agAGTCCCCCAAATACATTCAGAAACAAATATCTTATAATTGCAGTGACTTGGAACAatcaaatgtgactgaggaaacaCCTGAAGGTGAAGAACATCCAGTTGCGGACACTGAAAATAA GGAAAATGAAGTTGAAGAAGTAAAGGAAGAGGGTCCAAAAGAAATGACTTTGGATGAGTGGAAGGCTATTCAAAATAAGGACCGGGCAAAAGTAGAATTTAATATCCGAAAACCAAATGAAGGTGCTGATGGGCAGTGGAAGAAGGGATTTGTTCTTCATAAGTCAAAAAGTGAAGAG GCTCATGCTGAAGACTCAGTTATGGATCATCATTTCCGGAAGCCAGCAAATGATATAACATCTCAGCTGGAGATCAATTTTGGAGACCTTGGCCGCCCAGGACGTGGTGGCAGGGGAGGACGAGGTGGGCGTGGGCGTGGCGGACGTCCAAACCGTGGCATCAGGACTGACAAG tcaagTGCTTCTGCTCCTGATGTGGATGACCCAGAGGCATTCCCAGCTCTGGCTTAA
- the SERBP1 gene encoding SERPINE1 mRNA-binding protein 1 isoform X3 → MPGHLQEGFGCVVTNRFDQLFDDESDPFEVLKAAENKKKEAGGGGVGGPGAKSAAQAAAQTNSNAAGKQLRKESQKDRKNPLPPSVGVVDKKEETQPPVALKKEGIRRVGRRPDQQLQGEGKIIDRRPERRPPRERRFEKPLEEKGEGGEFSVDRPIIDRPIRGRGGLGRGRGGRGRGMGRGDGFDSRGKREFDRHSGSDRSSFSHYSGLKHEDKRGGSGSHNWGTVKDELTDLEQSNVTEETPEGEEHPVADTENKENEVEEVKEEGPKEMTLDEWKAIQNKDRAKVEFNIRKPNEGADGQWKKGFVLHKSKSEEAHAEDSVMDHHFRKPANDITSQLEINFGDLGRPGRGGRGGRGGRGRGGRPNRGIRTDKSSASAPDVDDPEAFPALA, encoded by the exons ATGCCTGGGCACTTACAGGAAGGCTTCGGCTGCGTGGTCACCAACCGATTCGACCAGTTATTTGACGACGAATCGGATCCCTTCGAGGTGTTGAAGGCAGCagagaacaagaaaaaagaagCCGGCGGGGGCGGCGTTGGGGGCCCTGGGGCCAAGAGCGCAGCTCAGGCCGCAGCTCAGACCAACTCCAATGCGGCGGGCAAACAGCTGCGTAAAGAGTCCCAGAAAGACCGCAAGAACCCGCTGCCCCCCAGCGTCGGCGTGGTTGACAAGAAGGAGGAGACGCAGCCGCCTGTGGCGCTTAAGAAAGAAG gaATAAGACGTGTTGGAAGAAGACCTGATCAACAACTTCAGGGTGAAGGGAAGATAATTGATAGGAGACCAGAAAGGCGACCACCTCGTGAAAGAAGATTCGAAAAGCCACTTGAAGaaaagggtgaaggaggagaatttTCCGTTGATAG ACCGATTATTGACCGGCCTATCCGAGGCCGTGGTGGTCTTGGAAGAGGTCGAGGAGGTCGTGGACGTGGAATGGGCCGGGGAGATGGCTTTGATTCTCGTGGCAAACGTGAATTTGATAGGCATAGTGGAAGTGATAGATC TTCTTTTTCACATTACAGTGGCCTGAAGCATGAGGACAAACGTGGAGGGAGCGGATCTCACAACTGGGGAACTGTCAAAGATGAATTAAC TGACTTGGAACAatcaaatgtgactgaggaaacaCCTGAAGGTGAAGAACATCCAGTTGCGGACACTGAAAATAA GGAAAATGAAGTTGAAGAAGTAAAGGAAGAGGGTCCAAAAGAAATGACTTTGGATGAGTGGAAGGCTATTCAAAATAAGGACCGGGCAAAAGTAGAATTTAATATCCGAAAACCAAATGAAGGTGCTGATGGGCAGTGGAAGAAGGGATTTGTTCTTCATAAGTCAAAAAGTGAAGAG GCTCATGCTGAAGACTCAGTTATGGATCATCATTTCCGGAAGCCAGCAAATGATATAACATCTCAGCTGGAGATCAATTTTGGAGACCTTGGCCGCCCAGGACGTGGTGGCAGGGGAGGACGAGGTGGGCGTGGGCGTGGCGGACGTCCAAACCGTGGCATCAGGACTGACAAG tcaagTGCTTCTGCTCCTGATGTGGATGACCCAGAGGCATTCCCAGCTCTGGCTTAA
- the SERBP1 gene encoding SERPINE1 mRNA-binding protein 1 isoform X4, with protein sequence MPGHLQEGFGCVVTNRFDQLFDDESDPFEVLKAAENKKKEAGGGGVGGPGAKSAAQAAAQTNSNAAGKQLRKESQKDRKNPLPPSVGVVDKKEETQPPVALKKEGIRRVGRRPDQQLQGEGKIIDRRPERRPPRERRFEKPLEEKGEGGEFSVDRPIIDRPIRGRGGLGRGRGGRGRGMGRGDGFDSRGKREFDRHSGSDRSGLKHEDKRGGSGSHNWGTVKDELTDLEQSNVTEETPEGEEHPVADTENKENEVEEVKEEGPKEMTLDEWKAIQNKDRAKVEFNIRKPNEGADGQWKKGFVLHKSKSEEAHAEDSVMDHHFRKPANDITSQLEINFGDLGRPGRGGRGGRGGRGRGGRPNRGIRTDKSSASAPDVDDPEAFPALA encoded by the exons ATGCCTGGGCACTTACAGGAAGGCTTCGGCTGCGTGGTCACCAACCGATTCGACCAGTTATTTGACGACGAATCGGATCCCTTCGAGGTGTTGAAGGCAGCagagaacaagaaaaaagaagCCGGCGGGGGCGGCGTTGGGGGCCCTGGGGCCAAGAGCGCAGCTCAGGCCGCAGCTCAGACCAACTCCAATGCGGCGGGCAAACAGCTGCGTAAAGAGTCCCAGAAAGACCGCAAGAACCCGCTGCCCCCCAGCGTCGGCGTGGTTGACAAGAAGGAGGAGACGCAGCCGCCTGTGGCGCTTAAGAAAGAAG gaATAAGACGTGTTGGAAGAAGACCTGATCAACAACTTCAGGGTGAAGGGAAGATAATTGATAGGAGACCAGAAAGGCGACCACCTCGTGAAAGAAGATTCGAAAAGCCACTTGAAGaaaagggtgaaggaggagaatttTCCGTTGATAG ACCGATTATTGACCGGCCTATCCGAGGCCGTGGTGGTCTTGGAAGAGGTCGAGGAGGTCGTGGACGTGGAATGGGCCGGGGAGATGGCTTTGATTCTCGTGGCAAACGTGAATTTGATAGGCATAGTGGAAGTGATAGATC TGGCCTGAAGCATGAGGACAAACGTGGAGGGAGCGGATCTCACAACTGGGGAACTGTCAAAGATGAATTAAC TGACTTGGAACAatcaaatgtgactgaggaaacaCCTGAAGGTGAAGAACATCCAGTTGCGGACACTGAAAATAA GGAAAATGAAGTTGAAGAAGTAAAGGAAGAGGGTCCAAAAGAAATGACTTTGGATGAGTGGAAGGCTATTCAAAATAAGGACCGGGCAAAAGTAGAATTTAATATCCGAAAACCAAATGAAGGTGCTGATGGGCAGTGGAAGAAGGGATTTGTTCTTCATAAGTCAAAAAGTGAAGAG GCTCATGCTGAAGACTCAGTTATGGATCATCATTTCCGGAAGCCAGCAAATGATATAACATCTCAGCTGGAGATCAATTTTGGAGACCTTGGCCGCCCAGGACGTGGTGGCAGGGGAGGACGAGGTGGGCGTGGGCGTGGCGGACGTCCAAACCGTGGCATCAGGACTGACAAG tcaagTGCTTCTGCTCCTGATGTGGATGACCCAGAGGCATTCCCAGCTCTGGCTTAA